The following nucleotide sequence is from Euleptes europaea isolate rEulEur1 chromosome 3, rEulEur1.hap1, whole genome shotgun sequence.
AATTACAGACTTTCGTTGATGACGTTGGACAGAAAGCCAGGGTGGCCCTCCACGACCTGCACAACAGTGAACTCGTCAACAAGACCAGGTGAATATCTGGGTATTTTCTTATGGggccacagccaatcagaagggaTGGGGCAGAGCCCTTATGAGCTTGGCACCTTGAGGAATATTATAGACCTTTATAATTAGTGcttagtgggaggggggaggtgtaaCTTTTGGAAAAAATGCTCTGCTTGGCAAAACTAAGGTGCACTTTTAAAGTGATTCCCATCAAGGCCTGAAGCCTGGTTTCTTACCCTGACTATCCTTTGACTTCTTGCACACACTGCCAAAATTCAACCCTGAGGTGGAAATCACAAAAAGCATCTTCCCAAGGTGTTCACCTGGAAGTGGTGTAATGTGCTATTTCTGCCAGCAGGGATAAGGCCCCTCCTGCAAGACTGGAAAAACAAGgtgtatgtgtttttttcctgtcaagtcacgtctgacatggtgacccctggtgggattttcaaggcaagaggggttcagaggtggtttgccattgtctacctccatgtcacgaccctggtatttcttggcagggaaaaaaggaaaaaattacCAAAGCTAAATCTGTATTAAAGGAAAATACTTCCAGTTCCTCCAGGCACCAGTAGATGGCGAAGCAGAGCAGAACAAAACGCCTCCGATTGAACTCCGTTCACACAACCAGTGTTTGCAAATGGAAACAAGCAGAGTCTGTGCACAAAGATGGATGCACATATTTGTTGTGtgaacggggtgtgtgtgttgtttgtactccctttTTCGAGGAGGGATCAGCAACTGGAAGCCCCTTACCCAAATCTGGCCCACTGTGGGAGGCTGCCCCCTCTGTTCCTCCCCAGTTGCCAcccaagagggagggagaggtatGAAAAGAGTAAAATTCCCCCCAGCGAGACTCCCCAGTGGTCCAATCAGTGCAGCAGGATCGAAAGAGTCAGGATATTTCCCCCTTTTGCTAGCCTCTGTGGAGCAGGAGGGTTTGCCCCCGTGAGCaggcttttaatttatttttctttacccAAAGCAACTGCTTAAGTGAaatggaaggaggggaggggtagggttgccaacctcctgctgagGACTGgacatcccctggaattatacctcatctccagacaacagagatcagttcccctacagaAATTGGCTGCTGTGGAGAACGAATCCCATGTCATTTAACCTTCCTttctcaaacctcaccctccctagatctgccagctctgggttgggaaatccctggagatttgggggtggagcctaggagggcaggatttgggaagggggggacctcagcaggggataatgctttagagtccaccttccaaagcagccattttctcgagggggaACTGATCACCTGAAaattagttgtaattcctggaggtctccagaccccacctggaagttggcaaatctACGctatcccaaatctccaggcatttcccaacccagagttggcaaccctattgtagagGGCAAGAGAGCTTCAGGCTAGGGGGCAACAGAGGGTCTTTCAATATTGTCTTGCAATTTACAGGAACTGGTTCTCCGAAAACTTCCGTAAGATGAAGGAAAAATTCAGGACAGCCTTTTCCACTGGGGAAACTGACTGAAGGTGCTCTTCTGAACTGACAGGGAAGgcgtattcctcccccccccccacccccagcgccaGAGACATCTCCGACTGGAAAGAAACTGCCATGAAGTAACTTCTGCTGCAGAATCTCGAGGGGCACCtgtacacgccccccccccccggcccttggCTGTTGCTTCATTTTCTactttttgttatatttttattgctCTCATTTATCAGAATGCAAATAAATGTTCCAAAAGCCTCCCTGGTGAAAAGAAATTTGAGTTGGTTGATTGATTGGGGATTTTCTTTCTGGCATTGAACGTTAGGGTGGGGTGGAAATTGGGAATTTCTGCTCCTTCAAGGACTTTTCAAACTATTGCAAAAGGATGTTTCTAGTTTTTCACTGGGTCAGACCTCAAGCCTGTTTGCTTGGACAAAACTTCCTCacttatttctagggttgcctacctccaggtactggctggagatctcccgctattacaactgatctccagacaatagagatcagttcacctggagaaaatggctgctttggcaattggactctatggcactgaagtccctcctctacccaaccaccgccctcctcaggctccaactgaaaaacctcctgccggtagcgaagaaggacctggcaaccctacttatttccCACAAtgcattcttcttcctcttttctcctcCCTGCAAAACAAATGTAACATGGCCAATTtccagggagggttgccagctcttgagttgggaagtacctggagatttttggggtggagcctgaggaagggagggtttggagaggggagggactttaatgccgtagagtccaattgccaaagtggtcattttctcaaggggaactgatctctatcagctggagatcagttgtaatagcaagaaatatccagctagtacctggaggttggcaaccctacttccaggtgaGATCTCTGCCAGAATTTCCACTGATGTCccaatgacagagatcaattcccctggagaaaatggctgcttcagagacgggacactatggcattataacctgctgaagtccctccccaagtccTGCCCTCCGCAAGCTctaccctaaaatctccaggcatttcccaacctagactTGGCAACCCCTTGCCAGCTTTCCCCCTAGCTTCTGCTCCAGTGCTTTCTTAGCCACAGCCTGCGTTGACTGTGGATGTCATTGTGTTCATTTCCAGGACATAGAAAGTTTCCCCTGCTCCTTTGTGTAGATGTTCAAGGCACAGAAACAAGCCTGGGTATGTTATTTTTTAGTCAGTTTGCAACCTTTGGATagtaaggaaggaaaggaaaggaaagaaagaaagagagagagagaaagagaaaagaaaagaaaaagaaagcctgGAACATGCAAGTTTTGGAGCAGAATGTTTTGCCCTCTAATCCTAGAAGTCTGTGGTTACTGGGGGGAGCACTCTGCACGTACTCAGAGCTCTCTTGTCTTTGCAATTACATCACATATTCCAGGGCTGAAAGTTGGCATTCAAAGGCAGGTTTAAAGGTAAACCTCTATGTGTGTCTGCTTCTCATAACGCTGCAGAGCAATCCATTCCTACCCTCCTGGTGTCTGTTTTCTCTGTAACAAATTATTTTTTTGCTCTGCTTTCACAAAGGGTAGCGGGTTGATCAATGACCACAAGCAAACACCGCACACAGCCTCAGCAAACTGTCGttgtctcttccaactctgagGGTTCATAAATTGGGATCCCAGAATAAATAGCCCTTTGGACCTACAATGTGCCCGGTCATGACACCTTGGGGTAtttcaacaaaataaaacaaaaatgctcAGACCACAAAAGGGACAGCAAGAATTGCTTGCTCCTCTGGGGAAATTAGACTGTATACGGCAGCTTTACTGCAGTTTTGCAGCAGGGATATGGCAAGGAATAGGCTGCTTTTCAGCCACTGgtcatacggttgccaacctccaggcggtggctagagatctcttgggattacaactgatctccagatgacagagatcagttcacctggagaaagtggctgctttggaaggtggactctatggcagtatgccccattgaagcccctcccccaaacctgcgctcctcaagctccacccccaaatctcagtgagtttcccagcccggagctggcaaccctaaaccagtcACCGTTTCAACTGAAAGGATGTAGGAGAAGGCAGGGACAGGGCGGCACCTCTTTggtgcccttagggttgccaacctccaggtgggtcttagaggtctcccagaattataaccaatctccagacatcaaaaaaaatttcccctacaGATAATGGATgctgcagggttgccatctctgtgtcaggaaattcctggagattttgggggtggagcctagggagggtggagtttggggagaggagaacctcagcagggcataatgtccTACAgttcaacctccaaagcagccatttttctccaggggagctgacctctgtagtctggagatcagttgtaattccaggagatcttcagaccccacctggaagttggtgacCACACTATGGAGGGtggtctgtatggcattataccccctctgtggtctaaggttgccaacctccgggcagcggctggagatctcctgctattacaactgaccgccaggagacagagatcagttcccctggagaaaatggctgctttggaaggtggactctatggcattgaagtccctcccctccccaaaccccaccctcctcaggctccgctcccaaaatctccaggtgttttccaatccggagctggcaacctcactgtggtccctcccctcccttccccaggctccacacccagatcttcaggaatttccccacccagggTTTGCATTTCTTGCCTTGTTTGACTGATCCTAAGAGGGAGAAACCTGGGTGAAAGATGTGTGAGGTCATAAGGGAGGCCCAGAAGAAGGCAAGAAAACTGCAATCTGCTCTCTTGCCTGTCTCACCCAGTTGGTTTAGCTTAACATGGCCTAAGATCAGTCTCCTCCTGCTGCGTCCCTCAAAATAAAGGTTGTGGGtcgggttgccacctctgggttgggaaattcctggagattttgggggtggagccagaggaaggtggggtttgggaggggagggacttcagtggggcataatgccatagagtcttccttccaaagtggccattttctccaggtgaactgatctctgacacctggaggtcagttgtaatagcagcagatctccagctagtacctggaggcagagacggacctacatttttggaaccctgaagcttgaactgttatggggggcccttcacaaccagcaacaatagggcaacatccaacaaggtccaaagggccttgctgccttgGCAAGGACCTCatggcccaaatggcggagaacagggtggagtccttgaaagtgggccatacagtgagccccttcctatcagcaatgaggtctgggtaaccactgttatcttcttcagtggggttgttctatggcagatgttcattctctaatagagaggtaggaggtcgtcagagggggctcgttaggataaagaggtgtaagcacttgttccatagaaatccaaaagccacaccaggagacttagtagtccaaaagagtaggtttattggtaacataggcaagcagagcttagaaatcaaaaggcaggaatgggggggaaatggcaagcacttgattatatgagaacaccagaaaagcagccGCAATACAGCCTCATGAGAtaaccccaaacagtctagaaacaccaaggctcccacgggcacccgctagcttcaaagggaacaggaatgcgagcgttagggaaacaatccttgaacggagtctgtgagaaaacgaaactatctcggacacagcgagcaggcctgacaagaggtgaaaatctgctttttggtgttaaaatgcacaagcgagacgagtgcagcctgaactgagaattcagatgtctttttatggttctgattggctctaggcTAAGGGctgaactatagaactattaagcggtgtaccaacgaaggattcaaggatccagctgccaaaatgtaagctATTAATAGATTCTGACgggctcagtgagcccatacagctgggggttcaggcactgcaagcccctgagaaaattttgaaatttgaccaattacagggacattttgaggccatatgaaatgggtattcgagcatattctaaggtcagtattaagtacttcaacccattggcttatgattctgtcactaaaatagccttgttTTAATTACGAACACgttaaaaaaactccatcgatgttgaaaaattcactcattaaaaaaataagttgtttcagggggcccctccgggattggGGTCCCTGAAGtgtaagcttcattagtttcatagtagatctgccacagcctggaggttggcaacccaagctgtcGGGCTTTCACTGGCTTGTTACCATTGAGCACAAATAATAGTGGGACCCATCTCCAGGCAGGGTCTGAagttctccctgaattacaacagctgtccagactacaaaggtcagttcccctaaagCAAATGACACTTTTGGATGGCAGACACTATGGTATATGATAGAGCGTAGAAGAAACCGAAGCCCTAGAGGGGCATCGCATCAACACTGAACTCCCGCCCCTCCCTATACTCTGCCCTATGAGGTTGCATTTCTTACATGAATTATCTGCTTTATTTATTCGTTTTGCTGGTGTAAAACATTTACATCCCatctttctcctttaaaaaaatctctttggGCTCCACTCGGAGACCTGATTTGGGTCTGCTTTGTCTGAGGGGTGCTCCACCTCCCGGCTGGCCCTGGGTGCCAGGTTCTTTGATTCTGGCCACACTGCGGTGTCCTTTGAGGTAGAGCAGGGCTACGGCCTCCTCATCTCCCTTTCCCATTCCACCTTCCCTTCTTCAGGTCAGCAGGATAAACAAGATATAGCTGTGGCAGGTGACTTTCAGCACCAGATGTTGCAGCTTTCCCCATATCGGGAGACACAGAGCTCTCTGTATATTGATTACATAGTCGTAACAAGCTTAAGGGCTCTGGCCAGAGGGAAATCCTTGCAACTGAATATGCCCCATTGGCTGTAACCCTTTCCCCAAAcaacatggaagaagaagaagaagatgatgagttggtttttataccccacttttctctacctttagggagtctcaaagcagcttacaatcaccttcccttcccctcctcacaaaaaacaccttgtgaggtagttggggctgagttcagagagaacagtgactagcccaaggtcacccagcaggctgcaggtggaggagcggggaaagcaacccagttcaccagattagagtctgctgctcatgtggaggagtgggaaatcaaactcggttctcctgattagagtctgctgctcttaaccactataccacgccagAGTTCAGCTTCAGTCTGATGGGTCAGGAGGGCAACCAGCAGCCAAGGAGGACTTTCCTGCTTGTGTAGAAAAGGCCAGTCAGGAGAGAAGTGGGGCTTGGTGAAATTCCCACTTCTGCAGAAGAATTCTGGCAGAAGGGATCTCTTTTACAGGTCACCCTAAAACCTAAAACACGCTGCCAATTTTTATGGTGCCTTTGTGGAAATAATTACATAGTTGTGGAAATAAGAAAGAAGAGGTTGAGTTTCTAATGaagtcagagggatatgatttagtaggcattacagagacttggtgggacaattcccatgactggaatatagtagtggatggatatgagttgttcaagaaaaactgaaGAGGTGGCAGAGAGCCATTGTATGTGAGGAGAAGGTTTttgtgtcaagaaatactggaggacgtgggtgacagcccagtggaaagtatctgggtgaggataagggaagaaaggacaaacagtattgtagttggagtctgctacagacctcttgaccagggtgaggaggtggatactgccctccttgagcagcttgacaggggaTCCAAACAAGATCTGGTaattatgggtgacttcaacttccctgatgtgtgctgggagaccaaCTCTGCAAAGCGACCCCAGTCAcgcaagttcctcacctgcctggctgagaacttccttcatcaaatggtggaggtagctacgaggggctcagccatactcgatGTAATATTGACCAATAgccaagagatggtagatgaggtgaaggtgagggggaactgaccatgtcctcctagaattccttttgctgtgggggaccaaagAAGTTCGTAGCCAcacgtgtctgttagattttgatAGGGCAGATTTTAGTAAACTCAGCGGCATggtgagaatcattccatgggcaagactgctggaagggaaaggagcaagtgaagggcgggctctcctaaaacaaaagctcttgcaagctcaagccctccctattccaacaagaaggaaacagggtaaaggatccaagaagccaatgtggatgaacaaagaactccatgatgagagaagggagaaaaagtaatgttcaagaaatggaggcatggacatacctctaaagaagagtatctgctggttgctaggcactgtaggtcagccatcagagaggccaaagctcacagtgagctgatgctggccagggaggctcactacaacaagaaaagtttcttcagatatgtgaagagcaaacccaaggggaaagaggccataggcccactgttgggagaaaatagagaaactctgacagaagacagagagaaagcagaaaggctcaatgcctattttgcctcagttttctccctgaaaaagagaacgggCTCAttagagatgatagtaggcaagccacagcatccgggctgctggttgagaagcacctggctgcattggatgagtacaaatcccccaggccagacGGTATacacctgagagtgctcaaaaaactttgtagagagcttgcagagcctttgtccatcatcttccagaactcttggaggacaggagatgtgccacaagattgcAGGAGAGCCAACCttatcccaatttttaaaaaaggaaggaaggatgacccaggaaactgcaGGCCAGTaagtttgacctctatcccagggaagatgctggagcagatattaaagagatcaatctgcaagcatctgaaggacaacttggagACTTGGGGAAGTCAGCATGTATTTGTCCCCAGTAGGTCCGTATTGAGGGAATTtggttgatgttgtttatct
It contains:
- the LOC130474380 gene encoding apolipoprotein C-I-like, which encodes MQLAVSIAVILVALSVVTDSAEVSVSEPSVSQKFERFQEELQTFVDDVGQKARVALHDLHNSELVNKTRNWFSENFRKMKEKFRTAFSTGETD